ACAAAACACAAATAGGTGATACAGCATGTACCAACCAAATACGTTACATTTATTAATAAGGGTATGCCCTTAGActatttatttttgtacattatgcttgtacatatatacattttatgtgtATAGTCAAATTGCAATTTGTAATGAAAATAGATTTCCCATTTTCTGTGTTCTGAAGTTGGCCTTGTAGTGTAACTCGCCAACCATGCAGGTGTTTGTCATTAGGACAGTAGACCTTGTATATCATGTAGGTCTGAACAAAACGTAAAACACTTATTTCTCTCCCTCTAGACCAAAGACCTGGCCTTGTATGCTATTAAGGATTGAATAtaccataaaatatttatttcttttactgAAGACATGATGGTCTATCATTATCcaataaaacatacaacataCTTCTTATCACAATCAATAACGGTAATAACTGCTGAAAGTACTGCATACTTTGCCTATGAAGACTAATTGACGATAGCTTGTTATAGAATTGGACACAATACTCTCCAATTATTGCTCGAGTAGAAACGAATGGAATCAAACAATCTTAATTTGACACCTTTTACAGATATGAAATCATTCTGTTGGGTATTTGTACTGTAATTGGTAAAACGATTCTCATCTTGATGTCAAGAGGGACATCCATTGAATTAATAATTATGACTGAATAATTTGTTATCAAATGTTCGAAAGAATTCTTAGAACTCTTGCAGAACTTCGTAATTTCTGCATGCGTTGCGTAGAACCGCCCTTTATTAATTTGCTTTTGAGTGTCACCTAATGTTTGTTCAAACACCTTCTATTCAAATCTTATACTTATATGTGAATAACTTATACGGATTATAATTTGGATAGATGAGCACAGACAAGTGACTAAACTATGTAACTTAACAGGTTCGTGAATACTTAATTTCGAGGATAAGAGCTTTCGAAGTATGTATTCCATGTATTGAAATATTCGTAGTAAGGTAGtaaaaaaaacgaaaacaaacaacgaatattttatgttatgcaGTATATCGGTACCATATGCAATCCACGCTTCAATAAGTCAGGTATCTGTTGTAAACCCTTTGTTAGAAATAAAACACGTTATATGTACGGCggcaataatttgttttatatataaaaaacataaatcatGATTAATTGATAAAATGCATTACCTGTACAATTGTAGGTAATATATCCGACGTGATTCATAATCCGCGCGAGCTACAGTCATACTTCTCTACACATGATTTATGACTGTAAGATATGTGTATGATTTAATTAGTCGTGTTGTCCTGTTTGTGTTTGTAATCAATGTGAAATCATGTACTTCATTACTAAGCATATTCATGATCTTGACAACAGAACCTACTGTGTCCTATGGAGTTATCTAAAATCTTCTAATTTCAATAATGTAGCCCAGTACCTATGACTTTATCAGTACGatttaaaactttgaaatagACGGACACTATTTTTtgaatgtatattgtattgacaatttttttctataattaaACGAAATAATTTACAATTACGTGTACAtgacaaaaggtattttttgtTATGACAAAATTGTGTCAATCTAGGAAAGAGCACATTATGGTGTATAGTAAATATAATAGTGACGTTTTGTTGAtagaatacaaaataaaacacagccacatattcattaaactaatattgttagaatagcaaagaaaaaatgtttctgTAGTTAAGGAGGAAACCGTTATAGGTATATAGGTATGTTTTTTTAAGTGGGGTGATGTTAAAATCAAAGCATTTCAAGATAAGACACTCCGGAAGAATCAGCGTCTGTAGCATAAGAAAAGACTAAAATGCTTACCATTAAGATTGCCTTAGGAAGAGTTTTGTTCAAATGTATCGTTGATTTCTCGTATtgttataatttaatttgatatgttacactcatttctattggttagatctttgaggttatttttccataaaCCGAAAGAATCGAACGTcatgtattatgacgtcataaatacgAAACGTTTTCGTcgggaattttaaaagcggcacagtcattggcaaaactgaattattggataagatatcaaggAGCgacaactcaatttgttttatagtaAACATAACTAAATTTACGGAAATTGatgcctaattagtacctgattgagttatctgaattaaattataagcattattctcaatactTTTCTCAATTCTTTTTCATGGACGCTTcgcgtctatgaagaatgtccttccgttttttgtctatgacttcataacccaaAAGATATGGATAATAATTACCTGATTGGAAAAGGCATTTTGATACGAGGTCAAAGTTCATTTTGATATTCATCatcattgaattaaaaatacCGAATTTCGggataaattaattttaattatgaCAAAACAAAAGAATTAGCTATGTTTGTGTTACTTATGCCACAATACAATCAATTCATCGAAGAAATatgacaagaaaaaaaatatacatgtagtagatgtataaataaatttattttaaaagtgcaaaatgttgtaaaaacaAGTAAAGATAATGGTTGCTAGTGGGATCTTAGTCAATAGGTTTAAGGTATGCGTATGTCGTGCAACTTTGCATAATAGTTATATATTGCATCAGAACAAGTCACTTAAAATAGAACATCAGCAAATTGAGGACGGCATCACTTATTTCTTAAGCACAAGCAAGAAATGCAGAAAGCTGAGGGAATATGTCAAAAATGAAGCTTGCAAGCAGACATAACCACATTCTTTTCAAGAATAATCTTTGGCAACCTCTAACTAACTATCACATAATCtcctaatatcaataaacaGAGTTAAGAACATTGGctacatgtatttgttaaaGTGTCCATTGAAGGTAATATCATGGGAGAATGATAACTAAATGATCCATGGTAATAAGAATATATACAATTCCTTGCTGGCATCGGTCTTGCTACTCGTAGTCACAAATTGAAAAATCAATGGACGGAATGAGGTTAATACGTAGCACATTTTGCAATCACTATTGGTGTCTTTGGATGTAAATACTAAATTATCATGGTATGTTCCAGCTGTGCTCATGTTCTGTCTACACAGAATGTATTTCACCGCTGTTGGTTTTTGTAGTGGGTTTCTAATTtcagttgggtttttttcactgTCGAATCCTTTTTAAATCTATTCCCTGTATACCCCGAACACGGACGCATTACAAAACCACGCTTTCCCCTGGTATGATCCTTGGTATGTGTAAGTTGCTGaattatcatatttattgtCCCATGCACACCTGCTCGTCAGGGCCATCGCTTGGTCTTTGACCTCTCCAATGTAAACAACACAGATATATTTGTAGCGGTCATAATTTAATGCTTTCATCTGGTCCTTAATTTCGTCACTTAACACTTTGGCCATATTTCTTGCGAATTTAGAATTATATCTATATCTTTCTAGACGGGATGAAAGAATATCCTCCAGGATTTGTCGTGCTTTCACAGAACTGAATTTCTGGTTAGGTTCCATGCGATAACTTGGTTCCTTCTCAACATGGACATTGCTTGCGGCTATTGACGATGATCTCCTATCTTTTCCAAGCTTTGACGTTAGTTTGCTCGTCAAACGCTTGGATGCCATCAACCCAACAATAGTTGGCCCGGATGTAGCGGGTTTCATTGTCTTTTTGACAGGTCCTGCATCTGTCGATGCTGACTTCCGGTCCGCCATGTTTGTTGAACTATTGACGCTCTAGATCGTATAGTGTTTTTTTTCCAAAGAGAGATCGACTATCAGTGAATCTCGTGTCCCACTGGCCTTTTTCTATGTCCCTGAAAAATACGAAAAAAGGAACATATATATTAGCATTCAAATAACCCCTGTAAAATTACAACGTGCAATGACTACCAAGGGAATTTTATCACGCGGTCGGCTTACTACtaagttaaatattgtatcGTTTCATAGACCGAATTCTGTTGAAATCAATTGTAATATTAGCCTGTGGATATCAATGTCACGTCATTAATTGTAAATTGCTGCTGTGAACGATTTTAGCTTCCATCTATTTAGATATTGCCGTTATttgtaatatgatatataattgtaattttaCCGAAGGTATCAAAACTGAATTTCTAAAATTGTTTCACATGTTGTCTATTTTGAACGGTATCTACAATTACATAAACGTCTGTATGAATTAATTCCTTTTTCATGGGCGGTCTGGATACAATACTCAACTTTTAAACGTGTTATATTGCTATAGCCTGGTATTCGtgttttgatgaaaacaaaacagttaaAAGCCTACTGCATTGCATGAatttacatacacacacaaaagACTACAACCGATAAAATATGCGCTATTTCGTTCTTACATTACAGTAATTAAATATATGGCTTTCTCTTCCACTTGCCAACATAATTTGATATGCATATCATTAGAGGTTTACGATTAGTTATACATTTAGAAATGAATCCTATTATGTATAATTTGACGTCAATTTCAATGGCTGACTTTTTGTGATTGTGTTTCGTTAACGTTTATCGAATTGCATGTCAACTAGTATATAGACATTCATTATAGGATGGCCTATTTTATTGGTAAAAGAACCCAAATGGTGCCGTCACGAATCACTGACCgtgttatactgtattattacAATATCAATACTACACACAAATAAACCAATGATCACTGTCGATCAGATTTCGCTCAAAACATATGCAACACGATTATATCTGGAATCTGTATAAAATGACAATAGTGGACTGAAATtgcatatattttcaaaaagtaTCGCAATATTAGGATTCATTCTATAGTTCTATAGTTATTGTTAGATGTTGGTCACATATTGGTGTGGAATGTTCATAACAGGTGTGGCAAAGTGATCAACGCCATAGCTATTTTATACTGACACATGTTACACATCACTTTGTATTTGTAGTGCaatgatataaacattttagaagaagaaaaaTCTGCTGATATTGACTCTGTACGATATGagtatttatcaaatttatcaACGATATCAGTGAGTTAAATCAACATgaaaactatcaaaaacacaGGAAAGGAAAATTTTCTTCCCATTTTGGTAAGATAAATTGATGTATTCGTTATATACATTTCAATAATGGTATTTTCAATAATTAGACTCAACATTGACGATCAATGTTTTCAtagttgatatatataatacttaaaTCCTGTCCCCGGATATTCTATTAGTAATACCTTCTTATTACCAATTGATCATTAAACGAAATCGATAGCCGAAAGTTTAATACAAAACTGTGTGTATTCCCattcatatttgaaattaaaatcctCAACTACATGTCAGtaaatattgtctatatagacTATCACAAATAATACAGATCTTACCTTTTTCTAGTTCAATCAACTGCCCTATATTTCGGAAGAGACAAGATTTATCGTAGATTTTACCGTCAGAGTATACCGCTATACAGATAGTGAGACTAATGTATTTAATGGTGTTCTTTATCTCGGGTAGCGCTATAAATACATCATTTATTATTGTAATACACGACTTTAGTATTGTGAAGGACTTATTGATATTCATCTATCTGCAAACCGGTAGTTTGAGAATTTTCATGGCGATGGAaagtaaaaaagaaattataaatACTAACTGTGATCTTAGCAAATTTTCCATTCAATGTGGTTAGCTGATATTATTCATTTGTATACCTCAAAGCCATTTCACATCAACTTTTTAATGACCAGTAAGCATGTTGACATAACCTTATGGGTGAAATATTTCCACAATCATTCGATCGATTGAACGTCTGCCTGTGAAGAGGTTTCGTGTTTATTCCCTTTCTCCAATTCTTCTCCAAGACATTTAAATCTAATGGACGAACGATAATTGAAAGAGACTTCAGTCGGAGCGCTTTCCTCAATGTCTCCTCGAAGCACCCCAAGCTGTTGAGAATAAAAGTAGTAAAATAGTGTATTGATTGGCAGTAAGATGTGATTGTTCCCTTTGTTTATCGAGCCGGTCGATGCTGTAGTaagcaacaaaacaaatatttaatagcATACAGCCTTACTTGTTAAACCAAAAGTATATTCCGTTATACGATCTTATTATATCTGATAACGGAGGTGTCAGAAACTGTGCTGACGTTATGTACAGAGAGGATCTACACATGATTGAGTAGACGGCGTTTTTGGATATGTAAATTTATATTGCTGTAGGTAGAATTTAACACTTTCAATAAACTGTCATATTTTGTGACCTTTTGGTAGTGGCACCATAATAAAAGAGACACGCCATATAACTGGTAAATGGATTAATGTGATTTTTACAATAagtaataataattttgtgttcatttgttctGTTCAACTATGAATTTCAGATCAAAATAGAGATTATTCAATCGGTACCTAGTTGTTTGAAGACAATATCAATATCAACTTAGGGTCCCGAGATTTATATTGATAATCAATACGAAAATAACTTTATTAAAACAACTACACTGTTCGATTTATTAGTTTTCAGATatcttttgtcattttttatgtAAACGTTGATAACAAGTCctataaaacattttgttttcgaAATATCTAAGGGAACACTCTACATTTACTAACAGTGTCGGTGATTGCacaaacattgtaaatataGCTCTCCCAATATAATGTTCTTTAATTTATTTAGGGAAGAGTCTTTTAGTGCTTCAGAACCTCAAAAAAGGTGGAACAGAACTACTGTTACTCAAAGAAATTCGTTTTTATGATTAACAGTCtacattcatttttatatacGGTAAATACGTTTATCATTCTGGCGGCATTTAAACGACCTACTGCTACCAAGGGCCATGCTTGATAGATATGGTTTTGTTGTTCTTCAGACAAAACACTTAAAATGGTTTTTTACAATCGTCatataagcaaaacaaactTGTGTTGAATAGAAAATGCACGTTTCACATAAAAGAGTTTTTTCTCATACAGGCatttgaaatggaaaaaaatatgacttCGTTAAATTAAGACATTTTGTTAGGAAAATGATATAtggatttttttacaattacacGTGTACGTTATTGctaattcatttgaataaaacagGTGGATGTATGTTTCGAGACTCAAAACTATTAAACAAAAGCGTGTTCAATGctcatttaaaattttatagaAACGCATGCTGCCCTATCCGAAAACGCATCGTGTGAAAACGCATGGGAGTATTACTATGAATGACACAGAACATGTTCCCCGTAACGCTAAGGCCTACACATGTACAGC
This portion of the Argopecten irradians isolate NY chromosome 6, Ai_NY, whole genome shotgun sequence genome encodes:
- the LOC138325548 gene encoding dynein light chain Tctex-type 5-like, with amino-acid sequence MADRKSASTDAGPVKKTMKPATSGPTIVGLMASKRLTSKLTSKLGKDRRSSSIAASNVHVEKEPSYRMEPNQKFSSVKARQILEDILSSRLERYRYNSKFARNMAKVLSDEIKDQMKALNYDRYKYICVVYIGEVKDQAMALTSRCAWDNKYDNSATYTYQGSYQGKAWFCNASVFGVYRE